The following coding sequences are from one Pelagovum sp. HNIBRBA483 window:
- the ubiA gene encoding 4-hydroxybenzoate octaprenyltransferase yields the protein MTEKSQAPAPSSPDTVADAVQGNWVDRYAPAATRPYLRLSRADRPIGTWLLLLPCWWALALSSLQTGRFGLFELWIAIGCAIGAFLMRGAGCTWNDITDRDFDGAVARTRSRPLPSGQVTTRGAVLWMVAQALVALLILLTFPPVAILLGVLSLIPVAIYPFAKRFTYWPQIFLGLAFNWGALLVWAAQSGRFAWESLLLYAAGIVWTLFYDTIYAYQDVEDDALIGIKSTARLFGDTAPRWLRRFLIGAVLLLGAAALLATIDRSVLSLVLALGGAWAMGWHLMWQLSRFDPANQQTLLALFRSNRNAGLIPLLFFAAAAFG from the coding sequence ATGACCGAGAAGAGCCAAGCGCCAGCGCCTTCGTCGCCGGATACCGTCGCAGATGCGGTCCAAGGCAACTGGGTCGACCGATACGCGCCAGCTGCTACCCGCCCCTACCTGCGCCTCAGCCGCGCCGACCGGCCTATCGGCACTTGGCTGTTGCTGCTCCCCTGCTGGTGGGCGCTCGCGCTTTCATCTCTGCAAACAGGGCGCTTCGGGCTGTTCGAACTATGGATCGCCATAGGTTGCGCCATTGGCGCGTTCCTGATGCGCGGCGCTGGCTGCACATGGAACGACATCACCGACCGCGATTTCGATGGTGCCGTCGCCCGCACCCGCTCACGCCCGCTTCCCTCCGGTCAGGTCACAACGCGCGGCGCGGTGCTGTGGATGGTCGCGCAAGCACTTGTGGCGCTTCTAATCCTTCTAACCTTCCCGCCTGTCGCCATTCTCCTCGGGGTTCTGTCGCTGATCCCTGTCGCTATCTACCCCTTCGCCAAGCGCTTCACCTACTGGCCGCAAATCTTCCTTGGCCTTGCTTTCAATTGGGGCGCTTTACTGGTTTGGGCCGCGCAATCGGGGCGCTTTGCATGGGAATCCCTCCTGCTCTACGCCGCTGGAATCGTCTGGACGCTGTTTTACGATACGATCTACGCCTATCAGGATGTCGAGGATGACGCCCTCATCGGCATCAAATCAACTGCCCGCCTGTTTGGGGATACGGCCCCCCGCTGGCTGCGACGTTTCCTGATCGGCGCGGTTCTTCTCCTCGGCGCTGCGGCCCTCTTGGCCACCATCGACCGGAGCGTGCTGTCTCTTGTGCTTGCCCTTGGAGGCGCTTGGGCAATGGGCTGGCACTTGATGTGGCAGCTCAGCCGCTTCGACCCCGCCAATCAACAAACGCTTCTCGCCCTGTTTCGCTCAAACCGGAACGCTGGGCTCATTCCCTTGCTGTTTTTTGCCGCTGCGGCATTCGGCTGA
- a CDS encoding OmpA family protein has protein sequence MNQRFSSILLPLAAFTVAAILSALGARVAVSLVEDLSRSAVQEALADDGQQWADVLGDGLQVVIEGTAPNEAARFRAMSIAGRHVDASRVIDNISVVQRDDIIVPEFVVEILRSDSGISLIGLAPATTDRDVLTRSLSEIAGNTRVADLLELAEYPAPPEWRSAMTYATRVLRELPRAKISVRAGRVEISAIAESAAEKRDLERELADMAPRNVATRIAITAPRPVVTPFTLRFTLNAQGGSFDACVAETFDDRDLMIEAARAIGFEGDVTCPIAIGAPDPEWSRVVSQAISTLGALGGGTLTVSDTDLHIIAQQGTDETLFDTQITALADALPALYALEADLPAPPAPEGGEEALVASFTGTLSPEGLAQFRGMIGDDLMKITADNYAAARFGRSSLSIRTTVEPSVPSGWNIRVLTAIEALSRLKNGAVSVSPESVTLTGTTNDPEASTAISALFIEKFGQDGSFDIDIEFVEEIPEEESGPTPQECLASIRAITDETKILFDPGSATLTAETRPVIDDIAKVLRDCPELPLEVAGYTDSQGREVMNQQLSQERAEAVLTALRGRRVLTGSFRSIGYGEENPIADNDTEEGREANRRIEFHLYDPESEDGGRLETDATADSAEQDTAADDATGEAEDTDVPTADGTDETTGDAPTSESDATAADAPETDSPDTDTPANDTPDATDSEG, from the coding sequence ATGAACCAGCGCTTTTCCTCCATCCTCCTGCCGCTTGCCGCCTTCACGGTGGCCGCGATCCTGTCGGCGCTTGGCGCCCGCGTCGCGGTTTCACTGGTCGAGGATCTGTCCCGCTCGGCGGTGCAGGAAGCCCTCGCGGATGACGGTCAGCAATGGGCAGACGTGCTGGGCGATGGCTTGCAGGTTGTTATCGAAGGGACCGCCCCCAACGAGGCCGCCCGCTTCCGCGCGATGAGCATCGCAGGCCGCCATGTGGATGCCAGCCGCGTGATCGACAATATCTCCGTGGTCCAACGTGATGATATAATCGTGCCTGAATTCGTGGTCGAGATCCTGCGCAGCGACAGCGGCATTTCCCTGATCGGCCTTGCACCTGCCACGACGGACCGCGATGTCCTGACCCGCTCCTTGTCAGAAATCGCTGGCAACACCCGCGTCGCCGACCTGCTAGAGCTTGCCGAATATCCCGCGCCACCCGAATGGCGCAGCGCAATGACCTACGCCACCCGTGTCTTGCGCGAACTGCCCCGCGCTAAAATCTCGGTCCGCGCGGGCAGGGTCGAAATTTCCGCCATCGCCGAAAGTGCCGCTGAAAAGCGCGACTTGGAGCGCGAACTTGCCGATATGGCGCCGCGCAACGTCGCGACCCGCATCGCCATCACCGCGCCGCGCCCCGTCGTTACGCCTTTCACACTGCGCTTCACGCTCAATGCGCAAGGCGGCAGCTTCGATGCCTGCGTCGCCGAAACCTTCGATGATCGCGATCTCATGATCGAAGCCGCCCGCGCCATTGGCTTTGAGGGCGACGTGACCTGCCCCATCGCAATCGGCGCCCCTGACCCAGAGTGGAGCCGCGTGGTGAGCCAAGCGATCAGCACGCTGGGCGCGCTTGGTGGCGGCACCTTGACCGTCTCTGATACCGATCTGCACATCATTGCCCAGCAAGGCACGGACGAAACGCTCTTCGACACCCAAATCACCGCACTGGCCGATGCCCTACCGGCGCTTTACGCACTCGAAGCCGACCTCCCCGCCCCTCCCGCCCCCGAGGGTGGCGAGGAAGCACTGGTCGCCTCTTTTACCGGCACCCTCAGCCCCGAAGGTCTTGCCCAATTCCGCGGTATGATCGGCGACGATCTGATGAAGATCACCGCCGACAACTACGCCGCCGCCCGCTTCGGACGCAGTAGCCTCTCCATCCGCACGACGGTCGAACCCTCCGTTCCATCGGGCTGGAATATCCGAGTTCTGACTGCAATCGAGGCCCTGTCCCGCCTGAAGAACGGCGCGGTATCCGTTTCGCCCGAAAGCGTAACCTTAACCGGCACAACAAACGATCCAGAAGCCAGCACAGCGATTTCAGCCCTGTTTATCGAGAAATTCGGTCAAGACGGATCTTTCGACATCGACATCGAGTTTGTCGAAGAAATCCCCGAAGAGGAAAGCGGCCCGACCCCGCAGGAATGTCTCGCCAGTATTCGCGCAATCACAGACGAAACCAAAATCCTCTTTGACCCCGGTTCCGCGACCCTCACCGCCGAAACCCGCCCTGTGATCGACGACATTGCAAAGGTACTCCGCGATTGCCCCGAATTGCCACTGGAAGTGGCAGGCTACACCGATAGCCAAGGCCGCGAAGTGATGAACCAGCAACTCAGCCAGGAACGCGCCGAAGCCGTTCTGACAGCGCTGCGCGGCCGCCGTGTGTTGACCGGATCGTTCCGTTCCATCGGATACGGCGAGGAAAACCCGATCGCCGATAACGATACCGAAGAAGGCCGCGAAGCCAACCGCAGGATCGAATTCCACCTCTACGACCCCGAGTCCGAGGACGGCGGGCGGCTGGAAACAGACGCCACCGCCGATTCTGCCGAGCAAGACACAGCGGCGGATGATGCCACCGGCGAGGCCGAAGATACCGATGTGCCTACCGCTGATGGTACCGACGAGACAACGGGCGATGCGCCCACGTCGGAAAGCGACGCTACTGCCGCCGACGCGCCAGAAACGGACTCGCCTGATACCGACACACCCGCAAACGACACGCCCGACGCAACAGACTCAGAGGGATGA
- a CDS encoding L-threonylcarbamoyladenylate synthase, with protein sequence MNQHERTVTLRPDADGIDEAARLLADGRLVAFPTETVYGLGADARNDEAVAGIYAAKGRPSFNPLIIHVDSAETAEKYCHFTPEAGRLAQAFWPGAMTLVLPLRAESGISKLVTAGLDTVAVRVPDHPVGRALLKAFGAPVAAPSANPSGRISPTAAAHVMGGLAGRIAAVVDGGACEVGLESTIIGCAGAPVLMRAGGLPVEAIEACLGYPLQTEEDPNAPKSPGQLLSHYAPRGRVRLNVTSPEAGEILLGFGDVEGAALNLSPSGDLTEAAASLFAALHRLDDEGAERIAVSPIPDHGLGRAINDRLRRAAAPRGD encoded by the coding sequence ATGAACCAGCATGAGCGAACAGTTACGTTACGTCCCGATGCAGACGGAATCGACGAAGCGGCGCGGTTGCTGGCGGATGGAAGGCTGGTGGCCTTCCCAACGGAGACTGTCTACGGGCTGGGTGCCGATGCGCGAAACGACGAAGCGGTGGCGGGTATTTATGCGGCGAAGGGGCGGCCAAGTTTCAACCCGCTCATCATCCATGTCGATAGCGCAGAAACCGCCGAAAAATATTGCCATTTCACGCCCGAAGCGGGGCGACTGGCGCAGGCTTTTTGGCCGGGTGCGATGACGTTGGTTTTGCCGCTACGCGCGGAGAGCGGGATCTCTAAACTAGTGACAGCAGGGCTGGACACGGTTGCGGTGCGGGTGCCGGATCACCCTGTTGGGCGGGCGCTCCTCAAGGCATTTGGCGCCCCTGTGGCGGCGCCGTCTGCCAACCCTTCGGGGCGGATCAGCCCGACAGCGGCAGCGCATGTCATGGGGGGGTTGGCGGGCCGGATCGCTGCGGTGGTGGACGGCGGCGCTTGCGAGGTCGGGCTGGAATCGACGATCATCGGCTGTGCGGGAGCGCCCGTATTAATGCGCGCGGGCGGCTTGCCGGTAGAGGCCATTGAGGCTTGCCTGGGCTATCCGTTGCAGACGGAAGAAGACCCGAATGCGCCGAAGTCACCAGGGCAATTGCTGTCCCATTATGCGCCACGCGGGAGAGTGCGGCTCAACGTGACGTCACCTGAAGCAGGCGAGATATTGCTCGGTTTCGGGGATGTTGAGGGCGCGGCGCTGAACCTTTCCCCTTCGGGCGATCTGACAGAAGCTGCGGCAAGCCTTTTCGCAGCGCTGCACCGGCTGGATGACGAGGGTGCGGAGCGGATCGCGGTATCGCCCATCCCTGATCACGGTTTGGGCCGCGCGATCAATGACAGGTTGAGACGCGCGGCGGCGCCGCGGGGCGACTAG
- a CDS encoding acyl-CoA dehydrogenase produces the protein MPYTSPAQDIYFTLSHVLDFKSVQGTDRFADATDETTRAILTEAARLCDDVLAPLNRAGDTHPARLENGIVRTSPGFSDGYRAIAVGGWVGIASSPEFGGMGLPLTLATAVNDMMAGACLSLQLNPLMTQGQIEALEKHASDTLKELYLPKLISGEWNGTMNLTEPQAGSDVGALTTKATPNDDGTYAITGQKIYISWGDNDFTGNVCHLVLARLPDAAPGTKGISLFMVPKWLPNADGTAGAANALRVVSLEHKTGLHGSPTAVMSYEGATGWLVGAPHAGMAAMFTMMNNARLGVGTQGIGVAEGAFQKALAYAQDRQQGRAKIVEHADVRRMLATMKAETFAARAIALDCAISLDMATATADPAATARAAFLTPIAKAFGTETGISVSNLGIQVHGGMGYIEETGASQYLRDVRVTAIYEGTNGIQAMDLVGRKLMDEGEAAFALLEEIETATEKARASLPDLADPVWQAAETLREATEALLARDPASRMGASVPYLMGFASVLGGHYHLAAALSGDASRTRLAQFYISHLLPKHAGDLARAHVADDVLMSLTAENLATP, from the coding sequence ATGCCTTATACGAGCCCTGCACAAGACATCTATTTCACGCTTTCCCATGTTCTCGATTTCAAGTCGGTTCAGGGCACAGATCGCTTTGCCGATGCGACAGACGAGACAACACGCGCCATCCTCACCGAAGCCGCCCGCCTGTGTGATGACGTGCTCGCGCCGTTGAACCGCGCTGGTGATACCCACCCTGCCCGCCTCGAAAACGGCATCGTCCGCACCTCGCCCGGCTTTTCTGATGGGTACCGCGCGATTGCCGTTGGCGGTTGGGTCGGCATCGCCTCGTCCCCCGAATTCGGCGGCATGGGGCTGCCGCTCACACTTGCGACGGCTGTGAATGATATGATGGCCGGCGCCTGCCTGTCGCTTCAGTTGAACCCATTAATGACCCAAGGCCAGATCGAAGCCTTGGAAAAGCACGCCTCCGACACCCTAAAAGAGTTGTACCTGCCCAAGCTCATCTCGGGGGAGTGGAACGGCACGATGAACCTGACAGAGCCGCAAGCCGGTTCAGATGTCGGCGCACTCACCACCAAAGCAACCCCAAACGACGATGGCACCTACGCCATCACCGGCCAGAAGATTTACATCTCTTGGGGCGACAATGACTTCACCGGCAATGTCTGCCATCTCGTCCTTGCGCGCCTGCCGGATGCCGCGCCGGGAACGAAAGGCATCAGCCTTTTCATGGTCCCAAAATGGCTCCCCAATGCGGATGGTACGGCGGGCGCAGCGAATGCGCTCCGCGTTGTCAGCCTTGAACACAAGACCGGCCTGCACGGATCGCCCACGGCAGTGATGAGCTATGAAGGCGCGACGGGCTGGCTCGTCGGCGCGCCGCATGCGGGCATGGCGGCCATGTTCACCATGATGAACAACGCCCGCCTCGGCGTCGGCACACAAGGCATCGGCGTCGCCGAAGGCGCTTTCCAAAAGGCACTCGCCTATGCACAGGACCGCCAGCAAGGCCGCGCAAAGATCGTTGAACATGCAGATGTCCGGCGGATGCTCGCAACGATGAAGGCCGAAACATTCGCCGCCCGCGCCATCGCGCTGGATTGCGCCATTTCGCTCGATATGGCGACGGCGACAGCTGATCCGGCCGCAACCGCCCGCGCTGCTTTCCTGACCCCGATCGCCAAGGCTTTCGGCACCGAAACGGGCATTTCCGTTTCCAATCTGGGGATTCAGGTGCACGGCGGCATGGGCTATATCGAGGAGACAGGCGCAAGCCAGTACCTGCGCGATGTCAGGGTCACTGCGATCTACGAAGGCACCAACGGCATTCAGGCGATGGACCTCGTTGGCCGCAAGCTGATGGATGAAGGCGAGGCCGCATTTGCCCTCCTCGAAGAGATTGAAACCGCCACCGAAAAAGCCCGCGCTAGCCTCCCCGATCTGGCCGATCCTGTTTGGCAGGCCGCCGAAACTCTGCGCGAAGCAACCGAGGCATTGCTTGCCCGCGATCCGGCGTCCCGCATGGGTGCATCGGTGCCCTATCTCATGGGCTTTGCCAGCGTTCTCGGGGGGCATTACCACCTCGCCGCTGCGCTCAGCGGAGATGCCAGCCGCACCCGCCTAGCCCAGTTCTACATCAGTCACCTTCTGCCAAAACATGCTGGAGATCTGGCCCGCGCCCATGTAGCAGATGACGTGTTGATGAGCCTCACCGCGGAAAACCTCGCCACCCCATGA
- a CDS encoding MBL fold metallo-hydrolase: MNTDTRMIRYPVETPPEHGTAHEIAEGVLWFRFPLPMALDHVNIYALDDGDGWTLIDTGIDSRKSRAIWDTVLAGPLAGKPVHRVIITHHHPDHIGLAGWFIARGAELVIPRTAYLVARMLTLDEQPQYTDDALTFYQRAGMDPEMLQARRNERPFNFADCVAPLPTGFTRIMEGDTIRIGGRLWDIRMGDGHAPEHATFWSRDDHLVLGGDQLLPSISPNIGVYPTEPEANPLAEWLASCAALQPYARAEHLVLGGHKLPYFGLPTRLSQLIENHTGALERLSAHLATPKRGGECFPPLFKREIGPATYGLALVEAIAHLNYLHQSGAASRWLGEDGTYRWQITGSPRV; this comes from the coding sequence ATGAACACAGATACCCGCATGATCCGCTATCCGGTGGAAACCCCGCCGGAGCACGGCACCGCGCATGAAATCGCTGAAGGCGTGCTCTGGTTCCGCTTCCCGCTGCCAATGGCGCTGGATCACGTCAACATCTACGCGCTGGATGATGGCGACGGCTGGACCCTGATCGACACCGGCATCGACAGCCGCAAATCACGCGCAATCTGGGATACAGTTCTCGCCGGCCCGCTGGCAGGCAAGCCCGTCCACCGCGTGATCATCACTCATCACCACCCCGATCATATCGGCCTTGCTGGCTGGTTCATCGCGCGCGGAGCCGAGCTGGTGATCCCTCGCACCGCCTATCTCGTCGCGCGTATGCTCACACTCGACGAACAGCCACAATATACCGACGACGCGCTCACCTTTTATCAGCGCGCTGGCATGGACCCTGAAATGCTGCAGGCACGGCGCAATGAGCGCCCGTTCAATTTTGCCGATTGCGTCGCCCCGCTTCCCACCGGTTTCACCCGCATCATGGAAGGTGACACCATCCGCATCGGCGGGCGGCTTTGGGATATCCGCATGGGCGACGGTCACGCCCCCGAGCATGCCACCTTCTGGAGCCGCGACGATCATCTCGTGCTCGGCGGCGATCAACTTCTGCCCTCGATCAGCCCGAATATCGGCGTTTACCCCACCGAACCAGAGGCCAACCCACTGGCCGAATGGCTGGCCAGTTGCGCCGCTCTACAGCCCTACGCACGGGCAGAACATCTTGTTCTCGGGGGGCATAAACTGCCCTATTTCGGCTTGCCCACGCGACTGTCCCAGCTGATCGAAAACCACACCGGCGCGCTGGAACGGCTCAGCGCCCATCTGGCAACACCCAAACGCGGCGGCGAGTGTTTCCCACCGCTTTTCAAGCGCGAAATCGGGCCTGCAACCTATGGGCTGGCGCTGGTCGAAGCCATTGCGCACCTCAATTATCTACATCAATCCGGCGCCGCATCGCGCTGGCTGGGCGAGGACGGGACCTATCGCTGGCAGATCACAGGCTCGCCTCGGGTTTGA
- a CDS encoding NAD(P)/FAD-dependent oxidoreductase, which yields MVDVTVLGAGIFGLSVAYACVKRGASVRVIDPAGVGAGSSGGLVGALAPHVPENWNDKKAFQFESLIMAEGFWRDVAQEGGSDPGYLRSGRLQPLADDRAVDMAHARAETAKELWQGKAAWRVVPAVEAGEWAPVSPSGWLVHDTLTARLHPRQASLALAAAITALGGEILRDGVVSGKVVHATGWQGMVALSEAMGETVGNGVKGQAALLKFDAADAPQLFADALHIVPHADGTVAIGSTSEREFAVPDTTDEQLDDIIARARAAFPVLADAPVIERWAGVRPRAKSRAPMLGVHPLIEGAYIANGGFKIGFGMAPKVGAVMADLVLEGRDTVPDGFKPEASL from the coding sequence ATGGTTGATGTGACGGTACTGGGGGCAGGCATTTTTGGCCTGTCGGTGGCCTATGCCTGTGTGAAGCGGGGCGCAAGTGTGCGTGTGATTGATCCTGCCGGAGTCGGTGCAGGGTCTAGCGGTGGTTTGGTGGGGGCGCTTGCGCCGCATGTGCCGGAGAACTGGAATGATAAGAAAGCGTTTCAGTTTGAGAGCCTGATAATGGCTGAAGGCTTTTGGCGGGACGTGGCGCAGGAGGGTGGCAGTGATCCCGGGTATTTGAGGAGTGGCCGTTTGCAGCCCTTGGCCGATGACCGTGCAGTGGATATGGCCCATGCCCGTGCGGAAACGGCGAAAGAGTTGTGGCAGGGAAAGGCCGCGTGGCGCGTGGTACCCGCAGTAGAGGCGGGAGAGTGGGCGCCCGTTTCGCCAAGTGGGTGGTTGGTGCATGACACGCTTACAGCACGATTGCATCCACGGCAGGCGTCACTGGCGCTGGCGGCGGCGATTACGGCGCTCGGTGGGGAAATCCTGCGGGATGGAGTGGTGTCGGGGAAAGTGGTTCACGCGACCGGCTGGCAGGGGATGGTTGCGCTCTCTGAGGCGATGGGAGAGACCGTGGGCAACGGGGTGAAGGGGCAAGCGGCATTGCTGAAGTTTGATGCGGCCGACGCGCCGCAGCTTTTTGCCGATGCGCTGCATATCGTGCCACATGCGGACGGGACGGTGGCGATCGGATCGACCTCAGAACGAGAATTTGCAGTACCGGATACAACCGACGAACAGCTCGACGACATTATCGCGCGGGCGCGGGCGGCGTTCCCTGTATTAGCTGATGCGCCGGTGATCGAGCGCTGGGCGGGGGTACGGCCGAGGGCCAAGAGCCGTGCGCCGATGCTTGGCGTGCATCCGTTGATCGAGGGCGCATATATTGCCAATGGCGGGTTCAAAATCGGCTTTGGCATGGCGCCAAAAGTGGGCGCAGTAATGGCTGATCTTGTGTTGGAGGGGCGGGACACGGTCCCTGATGGCTTCAAACCCGAGGCGAGCCTGTGA
- the mnmD gene encoding tRNA (5-methylaminomethyl-2-thiouridine)(34)-methyltransferase MnmD, producing MTHQTADLDWRDDRIPVSRQFDDPYFSLEDGLAETEHVFLQGNHIATRLHAPLSIAELGFGTGLNFLATWALHRASGSTSPLKFTTFEAFPMTADDMAAALAAFPQLSDLAAPLVKMVRSGEWQIQSGPVSLQVIVGDARETLPKWEGKADAWYLDGFSPAKNPELWGADLMAQVAGHTTAGGTLATYTAAGHVRRALAEAGFTVTRSPGFGRKRHMTSAEMPN from the coding sequence ATGACTCACCAGACGGCAGACCTTGATTGGCGCGATGACCGCATTCCCGTGTCACGGCAATTCGATGACCCCTATTTCTCGCTTGAGGATGGTCTTGCCGAAACCGAGCATGTCTTTTTACAGGGCAACCACATCGCCACACGCCTGCATGCGCCACTGTCGATTGCCGAACTCGGCTTCGGCACCGGCCTGAACTTCCTTGCGACATGGGCCTTGCACCGCGCCAGCGGCAGCACTTCGCCACTGAAGTTCACCACTTTCGAAGCCTTCCCGATGACGGCAGACGATATGGCCGCTGCCCTCGCCGCCTTCCCGCAGCTCTCTGATCTCGCCGCGCCACTCGTCAAAATGGTGCGCTCAGGTGAGTGGCAAATACAATCTGGCCCCGTGTCACTGCAAGTGATCGTCGGCGACGCCCGCGAAACACTCCCCAAGTGGGAGGGCAAGGCCGATGCATGGTACCTCGATGGCTTCTCCCCCGCCAAAAACCCTGAGCTGTGGGGCGCCGATCTGATGGCGCAAGTCGCCGGCCACACAACCGCAGGCGGCACACTCGCCACCTATACCGCCGCAGGTCACGTCCGCCGCGCGCTTGCGGAAGCAGGGTTCACCGTCACCCGCAGCCCCGGCTTTGGCCGCAAAAGGCACATGACCAGCGCGGAGATGCCCAACTGA
- a CDS encoding DMT family transporter, whose translation MMQTNTRLGILLMIATTFIFAAQDSISRHLAGEYNVFMVVMIRYWFFAAFVITIAARREGSVRAAAATSQPALQIGRGLILVGEICVMVYAFTLLGLVESLAVFTAYPLIIAALSGPILGEKVGWRRWSAIGVGFVGVLIILQPGVGVFSPAALVPLLSATLFAIYGLLTRYAARRDSTATSFFWTGVSGAVAITLIGVWFWEPMTLADWGWMALLCLTGASGHWLLIKCYEVAEASAVQPFAYMQLIFGTGFGILIFSEVLRPNVALGAAIVMAAGLFTFWRENRAAR comes from the coding sequence CTGATGCAAACCAACACCCGCCTCGGCATCCTCCTGATGATCGCCACCACCTTCATCTTCGCCGCGCAAGACAGCATCTCACGCCATCTGGCGGGGGAGTATAACGTCTTCATGGTGGTGATGATCCGCTACTGGTTCTTCGCAGCCTTCGTCATCACAATTGCCGCCCGTCGCGAAGGATCGGTGCGGGCCGCCGCCGCAACCAGCCAGCCCGCCTTACAGATCGGGCGCGGCCTGATCCTCGTTGGGGAAATCTGCGTGATGGTCTATGCCTTTACGCTCCTCGGCCTTGTCGAAAGCCTCGCCGTATTCACCGCCTATCCCCTGATCATCGCCGCCCTTTCCGGCCCCATTCTGGGAGAGAAAGTCGGCTGGCGGCGCTGGTCCGCGATTGGCGTAGGTTTTGTCGGCGTACTGATCATCCTCCAGCCCGGCGTGGGCGTCTTCAGCCCCGCCGCCTTGGTGCCACTGCTTTCCGCCACGCTGTTTGCTATCTACGGCCTGCTCACCCGCTACGCCGCACGGCGCGACAGTACGGCGACCTCATTCTTCTGGACGGGTGTTTCGGGTGCCGTCGCCATCACGCTCATCGGCGTCTGGTTCTGGGAACCGATGACACTGGCCGATTGGGGCTGGATGGCGCTTCTATGCCTGACCGGCGCGAGCGGCCACTGGCTCTTGATCAAATGCTACGAAGTGGCCGAGGCGAGCGCTGTGCAACCGTTTGCCTATATGCAGCTCATCTTCGGCACAGGTTTCGGCATCCTCATTTTCAGCGAAGTTCTGCGCCCCAATGTGGCGCTGGGCGCAGCGATTGTCATGGCTGCGGGCCTGTTCACCTTCTGGCGCGAAAACCGCGCGGCCCGTTAG
- a CDS encoding DUF2892 domain-containing protein yields MIRNEGTVDRVLRVVVGLVLLSLVFVGPQTAWGWIGVVPLVTGLFGHCPLYRVFGFSTCPMKSSN; encoded by the coding sequence ATGATCAGGAACGAAGGAACAGTTGATCGCGTCCTGCGAGTCGTAGTGGGTTTGGTGTTGCTGTCGCTCGTTTTCGTTGGGCCACAGACGGCATGGGGATGGATCGGGGTTGTCCCGCTTGTGACGGGTCTTTTCGGTCATTGCCCGCTGTACCGTGTTTTCGGTTTCAGCACTTGCCCGATGAAGAGCTCGAACTGA
- a CDS encoding helix-turn-helix domain-containing protein — MVAATHHALAAETASGRAYVSRRLADFAARGFVTQRKEGIAITNRDALQRIADEDR; from the coding sequence CTGGTTGCGGCAACGCATCATGCGCTGGCTGCTGAAACCGCGAGCGGGCGAGCCTATGTCAGCCGTCGTTTGGCGGATTTTGCAGCGCGTGGGTTTGTGACGCAGCGCAAGGAAGGTATCGCCATCACCAATCGGGACGCCTTGCAGCGGATCGCAGATGAGGACAGGTGA